gatgcctcaaaacatgtcctaccaaccgatcccttcttcatgtcaaattgtgccacaaactcctcttctccccaattcaattcaatacctcctcattagttatgtgatctacccatctaatcttcagcattcttctgtagcaccacatttcgaaagcttctattctcttcttgtccaaactatttatcgtccatgtttcacttccatggctacactccatacaaatacgttcagaaacgacttcctgacacttaaatctatactcgatgttaacaaatttctcttcttcagaaacgctttccttgccattgccagtctacatttgatatactctcttcttcgaccatcatcagttattttgctccccaaatagcaaaactcctttactactttaagtgtctcatttcctaatctaattccctcagcatcacccgacttaattctactacattccattatcctcattttgcttttgttgatgttcatcttatatcctcctttcaagacactgtccattccgttcagctactcttccaagtcctttgctgtctctgacagaattacaatgtcatcggcaaacctcaacgtttttatttcttttccatgtacTTTAATacatacaccaaatttttcttttgtttcctttactgcttgctcaatatacagattaaataacatcggggacaggctacaaccctgtctcactcccttcccaaccgttgcttccctttcatgcccctagactcttataactgccatctggtttctgtacaaattgtaaatagcctttcgctccctgtattttacccctgccaccttcagaatttgaaagagagtattccggtcaacattgttaaaagctttctctaagttcactaatgctagaaatgtaggtttgcatttccttaatctattttctaagataagtcgtagggtcagtattgcctcatgtgttccaacatttctgcggaatccaaactgatcttcgcctaggtcggcttataccagtttttccattcgtctgtaaagaattcgtgtcagtattttgcagccgtgacttattaaactgatagttcggtaattttcacatctgtcaacacctgctttctttgggattggaattattatattcttcttgaagtctgagggtatttcgcctgtctcatacatcttgctcaccagatggtagagttttgtcatgactggctctcccaaggccatcagtagttctaatggaatgttgtctactcccggggccttgtttcgactcaggtctttcagtgctctgtcaaacttcacgcagtatcgtatctcctatttcatcttcatctacatcctcttccatttccataatattgtcctcgagtacatcgccctttatagatgctctatatactccttccacctttctgctttcccttctttgcttagaactgggtttccatctgagcttttgatattcatacaagtggctctattttctccaaaggtctctttaattttcctgtaggcagtatctatcttacccctagtgagataagcctctacatccttacatttgtcctctggccatccctgcttagccattttgcacttcctgtcgatctcatttttgagacatttgtattcccttttgcctgcttcatttagtgcgtttttatattttctcctttcatcaattaaattcaatatttcttctgttacccaaatattttttacaagccctcatctttttacctacttgatcctctgctgcctttactatttcatccctcaaagctgcccattcttcttctactgtatttctttctcccattcttatcaattgttctcttatgctctccctgaaactctgtacaacctctggttcagtcagtttatccaggtcccatctccttaaattaccacctttttgcagtttcttcagttttaatctacagttcataaccaatagattgtggtgagagtccacatctgcccctggaaatgtctgacaatttaaaacctggttcctaaatctctgtcttaccattatataatctatctgataccttttagtatctccaggattcttcgatgtatacaaccttcttgtatgattcttgaaccaagtgttagctatgattaaattatgctctgtgcaaaattctacaaggcggcttcctctttcattccttccccccaatccatattcacctactatgtttccttctctcccttttcctacactcgaattccagtcacccatgactattaaattttcgtctcctttgactacctgaataattttttttatctcatcatacatttcatcaatttcttcatcatgtgcagagctagttggcatataaacttgtactactgtagtaggtgtgggctttgtgtctatcttggccacaataatgcgttcactatgctgtttgtagtagcttacccgcactcctattttttttattcattattaaacctactcctgcattacccctatttgattttgtatttataaccctgtattcacctgattgaGATGATAGAAAACACAAAAACTCCCAGTACCATACATGGATGTCTCCCAATACGTAATACCAAAGAATAACCAGCACACAGTGTCTATTAGAGTTATGAGTCAATTGTTGGCAACCAGTTGCACACTGCCAATATATTTTATTAGCCCAGTTAATAGTCCAGGCAAGAAAATGTGTACCATACACTGATGTAGAtgtttaagatttttctgcaatctaATAGAATCCTACAGGTAACTACTCTGGGCATAGTAATGGTGTGGGACAGGGAAATGGAAATAAAAGTTTAGTGGAGAGGGGCTACGGAGAGAACTATTTACAAGTTACCGTAGTATACCTTCTAATTCAAAGCATACCAAAAGACCACTAATTTGTGGGAATGACACTCCATAGAGATAATCTGAAAGCAGCCAAGACTAAAAAGGACAATCCTCTGACTATTTCTATGCTGGACTGTAACTGGTTTTGCTTTTCTGCATTGGGTACTAATAGTGTTAATGGGGTACATTGAGAGAGTTcacagaagaacagcacgttttgtattatcacaaaataggggagcgTGTCACAGACATtacacaggatttgggatggacactgtAAAaacaaggcattttttgttgcagcagcatcttctcacaaaatttcaatcaccagctttcttcttgtccgaaaacgaaaatattttgtcgcaaacctacacaggaagaaactatcacaataaaataagcAAACTTAGAACTCGCATAGAAAGATAGGTGTTAAGTTTTTCTGTGCACTGTTGGAGAGCGGAGTAAGTTAAGTGTCATTTGCAGAGCATCCACGTGTAGATACAGATTTATAAGATACAAGCATTGCATTATTTATGTAGTTTAAatactcacatttaacatccaaataaatgtttattttccaAAACTGAAGATTTGAAAAAGTGCCACTAATTGCTCCAATCGAACAAGAGTAAAGAGATTTGGCGCAGTGCTTAATCTGAAGGCCACTCCCATTTGTAAGACCTATTGTTATGCATGTGTGGCATTTGTTCCACATTCACATCTCTTTCTGAATTCCTACCAAATTACTAAACTTAGAAATTTATGGCTGTAGAGGTATCAAACAATTACATTCTTTTGCCATATCTAAATGAGTGGTGACTATTCTTAgcttgaacattttttatttctactgCTTCGTTTCATGTGTGTTACTGCTCCGTGATAAATCCACAAGGTTTAAACATCAGCGGTTTGTCGTCGTTCTTGTGTCGATGTGGCTTACAGAAGTAGAATTGTCAATACTGTCCGGCTGTTTAAACCGTTCATTCCCATGAAGCCTTAAGTGACAACAGTCTCGAAGCAATAGACATAATGACCCAAGTCAGACAGGTCCCCgtttcaataatattcatgttgtGTGCAGTTAGTAAGCAAGTGGAGCTTCCACAAATGTATCTGTCCCAATAAATACTCAAgtacttgttgctgttgtggttttcaatcctgagactggtttgatgcagctctccatgctactctatcctgtgcaagtttcttcatctcccagaacttaccgcaacctacgtccttctgaatctgcttagtgtattcatatcttggtctccctctacgatttttaccctccatgctccctccaatgctaaattggtgatcccttgatgcctcacaacatgtcctaccaactggtcccttcttctagtcaagttgtgccacaaactcctcttctccccaattctattcaatacctcctcattagttatgtgatctacccatctaatcttcagtattcttctgttgcaccacatttcaaaagcttctattatcttcttgtctaaactatttaccgtccatgtttcacttccatggctacactccatacaaatactttcagaaacgacttcctgacacttaaatctatactcgatgttaacaaatttctcttcttcagaaacactttccttgccattgccagtctacattttatatcctctctacttcgaccatcatcagttattttgctccccaaatagcaaaactccttcactgctttaagtgtctcatttcctaatctaattccctcagcatcacccggcttaattcaactacattccattatcctcattttgcttttgttgatgttcatcttataccctactttcaagacactgtccattctgttcaattgctcttccaactcctttgctgtctctgacagaattacaatgtcatcggtgtacctcaaagtttttatttcttctccagggattttaatacctactccaaatttttcttttccttcctttactgcttgctcaatatacagattgaataacatcggggagaggctacaaccctgtcttactccattcccaaccactgcttccctttcgtgcccctcgactcttataactgccatcggctttctgtacaaattgtaaatagccttttgctcccttgtagtaaatttggttttttggtaggtagtttattttttgtaaagtttaggGGGATAGGAACTCGTGAATGAGACTACCCCTGATTTTCTATCCAAAGTAAAATTGCCAAAAGAAGATTTATttctatgtgaacaaatttctattaAAGTTTTCTAAGTCACCAGAAGAAAGTGTTTTTAATACAGTATTGAGAATGTAACTTTTCACGACCGTATCGGACAATATGGGTcaatttactacagaaataacaaccTTGGATAATTTTTGAGATTTAAGAGTGAATTTGCTTTTAGAATCCCTTTTTACCTAATTTTACAGTAGGCTGTGTAGATCTTAGTTTTCTCTTGATAGCTGCTGGTCAGGCTATTGTCTCCGTTGATTTTCTCCCTCCGATTCTTCAAGTAGGTAggtatggaaatgatttttttctaactcttgatcttgctgtttttcatattcatttattgCTTGTACTTATTTACGACCATACGAAATTGAGTTGCAATGAAATCTGACATTATCGACTCTTCAAACTGGTCAATATCATTTACAAGAATACATCAGTCACTTGCACTGTTCCTATGAACTGCTCTGCGTGTTATTGCAGTAAGAGATCTTAACTGCAACTGCTGCCGCTCTCGACTGGCGGACGTCTATCAACACCACCGCACCTCTTTGGTCAGAGATAGTAATGCCTTGTCTTTGCTGCTTCCGACCAAAGAGCGcgttttcaagaaaatttatttatttattttaatattaatttacaaaaataatttaaataattaattgcgtaataaacattttcctttttcgtcATTTGTGTCAGTGGGGAGGGGTTTGTTCGactacaccctgtattttacccctgccacctttagaatttgaaagatagtattccaatcaacattgtcaaaagctttctcttaagtttacaaatgctagaaacgtaggtttgcctttccttaatgtttcttctaagataagtcgtaaggtcagtattgtctcacgtgttccaacatttctacggaatccaaactgatcttccccgaggtcggcttccaccagcttttgcattcgtctgtaaagtccttgagggaaaaaattgtttccccccaaaagactcaattgcacagATTCTCCCATTAGGAAATGGACACACCTGCCCTGCCAGTGTGGCAAGTGAAGAAACTGCTACCCGGTGCCACCGTATTTCACATCTCGACAGCACGTCGTGCCCGCTGTATCTCTGCTTTGACAACCGCCAGCACTGGCTACAAATATGACACTGCAGTTCCTTTTTCTAACCTGTACACCGCGCTCTCAGCACCAGTCTCCCCATCTTACACACGAAGCTGGCTTGACCCTCAAACCGATACATCGGTCTCTCGTACCCTTCACTCGTTGCGAACACCGACTGTCTTTGCACTGCGAGAAGCGAAAATCTTTCAGTGTCTTCATTTTAATGTGTGCTATATGTAAAGTAACATTCAACAATTAGCTCGACTTTGTAATTTTAGTGATAAAGTATATTGCTCGGAAGGCAGTGTGAAATATTGTGCCTATTAAcgttttgctttcagctgttttctTTCGGATTTTCTTATTTTATAGTATTGTATTATGTGCAAGAAACTTATTTTTGGCTATAGCACGGAGTGGCTTTCTAATACAAATAAGACTTCTTCAGTTTATCCAAATTTTGAAGCTCAGGTGCAAATCAGTTATGATGTAGGTGAACTGGAACACTGGAATGATGACATTTTTGACAATTCCGATTCTGTGGTGGCTGATGGTCACCACGAAACACAGGGATACTAGCAAAGGAAACGGTTTGTTGGTAAAAGGGGCTGTTGTgacctgaaacttcgtggcagatcaaCACAGGGTGTCGGTCCAGTGCTAACTCGTAACCACTCTcaatatcagaaacaaaaccaccacCATCAGCTGATTGAGCACAGCCGTCACCAGTGGCAGAAAAACCAGCATCGACTGAAGCAAGACAATCCTCATCGACAGCAACAGTAGGCATAGTCACAACATTAGCTGACAATCCACCATCGGTCATGGCagaaccacctccaccaccaccagcagcagatgAATCAGCATCATCAGTAATCCCAGTAACGAGACCAAATACTAACAGGGTGAGTAAACGGAAAACAGTGCTTCCCTCCCATCTAAAAGattttttagtggtaggtcgaaGGGGAGGAAGATCTCGAGGTAAACAGACTCGGGCACAGATCAGACAATTTTAATGTCCTTCACTGGAATGTACAGTGTTTATCTAACAAGTTGGAAGTAGTGGAAGATGTCATAGAGACTTATCACTTTGATGTAGTCTGTCTCGTAGAACATTGGTTAAAGCGTGATGAAATAGATCTATACTGCCCTGCGGGCTACACCCTAGCTGACAAATATTGTAGAGCTAATAAAAATCATGGTGGGTGTGTTATATTTCTAAAAAAAGGGATTAAATATGAACCGATAGCAAAAGTTAAAGCATTCTctctagaaatgttatgtgaaattgcAGCTGTTAGGTTAACAGATTTAAATTTAATAGTTGTAGCTTTGAACTCAAATAAGACTGGAGGCAATTCAACAGATGATTTTGTTGACAAGTTAGTGTCTTTATGTGAGACAGTCTGTAAGTATAAGTGTAGGATACtaatctgtggagatttcaatttgaattttcagttgtccactatctataactcatatgtaaataatttattaaattcttttggTATTTATATTACAACCACTGAAATAACAAGGCCACATTGTAAAGGTACCGGTACCTGTATTGACAATATAGTTGTATCAAATGAGTTAATGCATCTCAAGTCAGAGGTAATTAAGGtcgactgattgattgattgaaatCAATCGATCGACCTTTGCCTTCTGTGGTAAAGGGCTGTACAGACTGAGCTAACCTGtgctcctcacagatttacttccgccagcatctcgtctcctaccttcccaacttctggCAGAGCCAGTTTGTCAGTTGGCTGGATTCAGGAGTACTACTCTTGCATTTGTCtcgagagagcttctgtgaagtttggaaggcaggagacgaggtactggcagacgtaaaggcaaaggtctctagttcgagtctcggtctggcacacacttaATCTGACACGAAGTTTCTCCACTGCagagagtgataatttcattctggtAGGACCAGTTCCACAGATAATTACTCTTAGCAGGGACAGTCTTTCATAGCAAAAATAATTTGAAGTGAAAACATTCAGAACTGTTTTGTAAGAGCAACATTTTCAAAGGAGGAATGCTTGGACTACAAGGAAAAGTTGAATTTTGGTACAGATGCCATCCAGATCTCAAATATAGAGGAATCATCCAAAGACACGTATGTATACCAACTGACAGAATGGAAAAGAGTAAGTGTATGAGGTACTGTGcataataggaaaggaaatcggcatATAAATGCACCAACCGAGGTCAGACAATTTGTGTGAAATGTAGTAAAAAGATGGGTGTCCACTGTGCAAAAGTTGTGCAAATTAATACCTTCAGATAATTTGATTTTACTTACATTTACACTTTCTGCATTCTTTCATTTAattctacacctacatatatacttgcagagggtacatcccaatgTACCAGTTATTGGGTTTCTTCACTCTATTGAtgcatggagtgcaggaagaatgattcagTGCCTTTGTGCACACAGCAATTTTTCTGATCTTATTTTCACGAtccatgtgtgagtgatacatagtggaTTGCAGTATATTAAGTCATTTCAAGACTAGTACTAAGTGATTACACACACAGTGATTCATATACATGTTGATTAATGTGAACAAGGAAGTCTTTATACAGGGTTGCCACAACTTTCCCGAAGTGAAATTTCCTGATTTCTAGAGAAGTTGTTGTTTTTCCCTGACATAttctgagatctcaagggtaactaaagaaacggctgcgcagaaacggctgcgcagaaacggctgcgcagaaacggctgcgccgaaacggctgcgccgaaacggctgcgccgaaacggctgcgcaggaacggctgcgcaggaacggctgcgcaggaacggctgcgcaggaacggctgcgcaggaacggctgcgcaggaacggctgcgcaggaacggctgcgcagaaacggctgcgccggaacggctgcgccggaacggctgcgcaggaacggctgcgcaggaacggctgcgcaggaacggctgcgcaggaacggctgcgcaggaacggctgcgcaggaacggctgcgcagaaacggctgcgcagtaacggctgcgcaggaacggctgcgcaggaacggctgcgcaggaacggctgcgcaggaacggctgcgcggaagcggctgcgcggaagcggctgcgcggaagcggctgcgcggaagcggctgcgcggaagcggctgcgcggaagcggctgcgcggaagcggctgcgcggaagcggctgcgcggaagcggctgcgcggaagcggctgcgcggaagcggctgcgcagaagcggctgcgcagaagcggctgcgcagaagcggctgcgcagaagcggctgcgcagaagcggctgcgcagaagcggcagcgcagaaacggctgcgcagaaacggctgcgcagaaacggctgcgcagaaacggctgcgcagaaacggctgcgcataaacggctgcgcataaacggctgcgcataaacggctgcgcagaaacggctgcgcagaaacggctgcgcagaaacggctgcgcagaaacggctgcgcagaaacggctgcgcagaaacggctgcgcagaaacggctgcgcatgaacggctgcgcatgaacggctgcgcatgaacggctgcgcaggaacggctgcgcaggaacggctgcgcaggaacggctgcgcaggaacggctgcgcaggaacggctgcgcaggaacggctgcgcagaaacggctgcgcaggaacggctgcgcagaaacggctgcgcagaaacggctgcgcagaaacggctgcgcaggaacggctgctcaggaacggctgcgcaggaacggctgcgcaggaacggctgcgcagaaacggctgcgcagaaacggctgcgcagaaacggctgcgcagaaacggctgcgccgaaacggctgcgccgaaacggctgcgccgaaacggctgcgccgaaacggctgcgccgaaacggctgcgccgaaacggctgcgcagaaacggctgcgccgaaacggctgcgccgaaacggctgcgcagaaacggctgcgacgaaacggctgcgccgaaacggctgcgccgaaacagctgcgccgaaacagctgcgcagaaacagctgcgcaggaacagctgcgcaggaacagctgcgcagaaacagctgcgcagaaacagctaggcagaaacagctgcgcagaaacagctgcgcagaaacagctgcgcagaaacagctgcgcagaaacagctgcgcagaagcagctgcgcagaaatagctgcgcagaagcagctgcgcagaagcagctgcgcagaaacagctgcgcagaagcagctgcgcagaagcagctgcgcagaagcagctgcgcagaagcagctgcgcagaagcagctgcgcaggaacagctgcgcagaagcagctgcgcaggaacagctgcgcagaagcggctgcgcagaagcggctgcgcaggaacggctgcgcaggaacggctgcgcaggaacggctgcgcaggaacggctgcgcaggaacggctgcgcaggaacggctgcgcaggaacggctgcgcaggaacggctgcgcaggaacggctgcgcagaaacggctgcgcagaaacggctgcgcagaaacggctgcgccgaaacggctgcgccgaaacggctgcgccgaaacggctgcgccgaaacggctgcgccgaaacggctgcgccgaaacggctgcaccgatacggctgcgcagaaacggctgcgccgaaacggctgcgccgaaacggctgcgccgaaacagctgcgccgaaacggctgcgccgaaacggctgcgccgaaacggctgcgcagaaacggctgcgcagaaacggctgcgccgaaacggctgcgcagaaacggctgcgccgaaacggctgcgcaggaacagctgcgcagaaacagctgcgcagaaacagctgcgcagaaacagctaggcagaaacagctgcgcaggaacagctgcgcaggaacagctgcgcagaaacagctgcgcagaagcagctgcgcaggaacagctgcgcaggaacagctgcgcaggaacagctgcgcagaaacagctgcgcagaaacagctgcgcagaaacagctgcgcagaagcagctgcgcagaaacagctgcgcagaagcagctgcgcagaagcagctgcgcagaagcagctgcgcagaaacagctgcgcagaagcagctgcgcagaagcagctgcgcagaagcagctgcgcagaagcagctgcgcagaagcagctgcgcagaagcagctgcgcagaagcagctgcgcaggaacagctgcgcagaagcagctgcgcaggaacagctgcgcagaagcggctgcgcagaagcggctgcgcaggaacggctgcgcaggaacggctgcgcaggaacggctgcgcaggaacggctgcgcaggaacggctgtcaggaacggctgcgcaggaacggctgcgcaggaacggctgcgcaggaacggctgcgcagaaacggctgcgcagaaacggctgcgcagaaacggctgcgcagaaacggctgcgccgaaacggctgcgccgaaacggctgcgccgaaacggctgcgccgaaacggctgcactgatacggctgcgcagaaacggctgcgccgaaacggctgcgccgaaacggctgcgccgaaacagctgcgccgaaacggctgcgccgaaacggctgcgcagaaacggctgcgcagaaacggctgcgccgaaacgggtgcgcagaaacggctgcgccgaaacagctgcgcaggaacagctgcgcagaaacagctgcgcagaaacagctgcgcagaaacagctaggcagaaacagctgcgcaggaacagctgcgcagga
This genomic stretch from Schistocerca nitens isolate TAMUIC-IGC-003100 unplaced genomic scaffold, iqSchNite1.1 HiC_scaffold_354, whole genome shotgun sequence harbors:
- the LOC126228266 gene encoding uncharacterized protein LOC126228266, with protein sequence MAEPPPPPPAADESASSVIPVTRPNTNRKRLRRNGCAETAAPKRLRRNGCAGTAAQERLRRNGCAGTAAQERLRRNGCAGTAAQKRLRRNGCAGTAAQERLRRNGCAGTAAQERLRRNGCAGTAAQKRLRSNGCAGTAAQERLRRNGCAGTAARKRLRGSGCAEAAARKRLRGSGCAEAAARKRLRGSGCAEAAARKRLRGSGCAEAAAQKRLRRSGCAEAAAQKRLRRSGSAETAAQKRLRRNGCAETAAQKRLRINGCA